In Nasonia vitripennis strain AsymCx chromosome 2, Nvit_psr_1.1, whole genome shotgun sequence, a genomic segment contains:
- the LOC100122463 gene encoding cytosolic carboxypeptidase-like protein 5 isoform X1 codes for MEENIECGGFTFFNNFDSANLAKVEAVEINKTDNGKGENNKTYKSSSSIELPIYEFNIWTKHDCHGTEYQNNNKTWFHFGIKAAAQGVYVKLNLVNLNKQVKMFSQGMCPVFKVIPGHPQWERIREKPTFTADDKNNEFILSFNYRTSENPNAITYFAFTYPFSYTDLQNHLKKIDAKMTKQNVNLADDIYYHRENAINSLEGRRLDILTISSYYNILTEREAKLKDLFPDENEERPFKFQDKKIIFISARVHPGETPSSFVLNGFLNLLLNREDQIAIALRRLYVFKLIPMLNPDGVAQGYYRMDTRGVNLNRLYLNPSKTDHPTIFAAKTLLRYYHNSYSLADDHVPEITNIHNISNFDTTSSIDTISNETNKLLQRVTLMSLEEKNKVIEQGSRVRNCLVQASEKSILKSQGYIENQPKSIESVENVPCKRLCSASSIKQSPRSSSEDSGIFLYIDFHGHASKKGIFMYGNHFDDPEDSSACMLLPKLMSINNPNFHFTSCNFAEKNMYLVDKRDGMSREGSGRVAVYKLTGLVHSYTLECNYNTGRLVNTVPARVKEGLHKIRGQLFVPPKYNPAIFEEVGAALGPSILDMTGNNPNSRLPNSQYRSLKGLKSYLKLISTNHYQTSLNKPLHKVNLSDTENDVIDVNDVANAEIRQCILC; via the exons ATGGAGGAGAATATAGAATGTGGCGGtttcacattttttaataatttcgaCTCAGCGAATCTTGCTAAGGTTGAGGCCGTTGAAATCAATAAGACTGACAATG GAAAAGGTGAAAACAATAAAACCTACAAAAGTTCTTCATCAATTGAACTTCCAATCTATGAATTCAACATTTGGACAAAGCACGATTGCCATGGAACAGAATAccaaaacaataacaaaactTGGTTTCATTTTGGTATTAAAGCAGCTGCACAAGGTGTTTACGTTAAACTCAATTTAGTTAATCTCAACAAACAAGTGAAAATGTTCAGCCAAGGAATGTGTCCCGTGTTTAAAGTAATTCCAGGACACCCACAATGGGAAAGAATAAGGGAGAAACCTACATTTACA GCAGATGACAAAAACAATGAATTCATTTTGTCGTTTAATTATCGCACATCAGAAAATCCCAATGCTATTACTTATTTTGCATTTACGTATCCATTTTCTTACACAGACTTGCAGAATCACTTGAAAAAGATAGATGCAAAAATGACAAAGCAAAATGTTAATCTTGCTGATGACATTTATTATCATAGAGAAAATGCTATAAATTCATTAGAAGGTCGAAGACTTGATATCCTGACAATAAGTTCATACTACAACATACTGACAGAAAGAGAGGCCAAACTAAAAGACTTATTTCCAGATGAAAACGAAGAAAGGCCATTCAAGTTCCAAGATAAAAAG aTCATTTTTATAAGTGCCAGAGTACATCCTGGAGAAACACCTTCCAGTTTTGTTTTAAatggatttttaaatttattgctAAACAGGGAAGATCAGATAGCTATAGCTTTACGTCGACTTTATGTCTTCAAGCTGATACCAATGCTTAATCCAGATGGTGTAGCTCAAGGCTATTATAGAATGGATACAAGAGGAGTAAATCTCAATAGACTATATCTCAATCCATCAAAAACTGATCATCCAACAATATTTGCAGCAAAAACACTGCTTAG GTATTATCACAATTCGTATTCCTTGGCAGACGACCATGTTCCTGAAATAACCAATATACATAATATCAGTAACTTTGATACTACAAGCAGCATTGACACTATTTCCAATGAAACAAACAAATTGCTACAAAGg GTAACTCTGATGTCTCTTGAAGAAAAGAATAAAGTTATAGAACAGGGAAGCCGCGTAAGAAATTGCTTAGTTCAGGcatctgaaaaatcaatat TGAAAAGTCAAGGATACATTGAGAACCAACCTAAATCTATAGAATCTGTAGAGAATGTTCCATGCAAAAGATTGTGTTCAGCCAGTAGTATAAAACAATCTCCACGAAGTTCGTCAGAAGATTCAggaatatttttgtacattgaCTTCCATGGTCATGCATCGAAAAAGGGCATTTTTATGTATGGAAACCATTTTGATGATCCAGAAGACTCATCAGCTTGCATGCTGTTACCAAAATTGATGTCTATAAATAATCCTAATTTTCACTTCACGTCGTGTAATTTTGCCGAGAAAAATATGTACCTTGT TGACAAGCGAGATGGTATGTCACGTGAAGGTTCTGGTCGAGTAGCTGTGTATAAACTTACTGGTTTAGTTCACAGCTACACTCTAGAATGTAACTATAACACTGGGCGACTAGTTAACACAGTACCTGCAAGAGTTAAAGAAGGGTTACATAAAATTCGTGGTCAGTTGTTTGTACCACCCAAGTACAATCCAGCAATTTTCGAAGAG GTTGGGGCTGCTCTTGGACCATCGATACTTGACATGACTGGTAACAATCCTAACAGCAGATTACCGAATAGTCAGTATCGTTCGCTGAAAGGTCTCAAATCGTATTTGAAATTAATATCCACTAATCACTATCAAACGTCGTTGAACAAACCTTTGCATAAGGTAAATCTTTCTGATACAGAAAATGATGTTATTGATGTTAATGATGTTGCAAATGCTGAAATAAGACAGTGCATCCTATGCTGA
- the LOC100122463 gene encoding cytosolic carboxypeptidase-like protein 5 isoform X2, translating to MEENIECGGFTFFNNFDSANLAKVEAVEINKTDNGKGENNKTYKSSSSIELPIYEFNIWTKHDCHGTEYQNNNKTWFHFGIKAAAQGVYVKLNLVNLNKQVKMFSQGMCPVFKVIPGHPQWERIREKPTFTADDKNNEFILSFNYRTSENPNAITYFAFTYPFSYTDLQNHLKKIDAKMTKQNVNLADDIYYHRENAINSLEGRRLDILTISSYYNILTEREAKLKDLFPDENEERPFKFQDKKIIFISARVHPGETPSSFVLNGFLNLLLNREDQIAIALRRLYVFKLIPMLNPDGVAQGYYRMDTRGVNLNRLYLNPSKTDHPTIFAAKTLLRYYHNSYSLADDHVPEITNIHNISNFDTTSSIDTISNETNKLLQRVTLMSLEEKNKVIEQGSRVRNCLVQASEKSILKSQGYIENQPKSIESVENVPCKRLCSASSIKQSPRSSSEDSGIFLYIDFHGHASKKGIFMYGNHFDDPEDSSACMLLPKLMSINNPNFHFTSCNFAEKNMYLVDKRDGMSREGSGRVAVYKLTGLVHSYTLECNYNTGRLVNTVPARVKEGLHKIRGQLFVPPKYNPAIFEEVGAALGPSILDMTGNNPNSRLPNSQYRSLKGLKSYLKLISTNHYQTSLNKPLHKIAGKTVV from the exons ATGGAGGAGAATATAGAATGTGGCGGtttcacattttttaataatttcgaCTCAGCGAATCTTGCTAAGGTTGAGGCCGTTGAAATCAATAAGACTGACAATG GAAAAGGTGAAAACAATAAAACCTACAAAAGTTCTTCATCAATTGAACTTCCAATCTATGAATTCAACATTTGGACAAAGCACGATTGCCATGGAACAGAATAccaaaacaataacaaaactTGGTTTCATTTTGGTATTAAAGCAGCTGCACAAGGTGTTTACGTTAAACTCAATTTAGTTAATCTCAACAAACAAGTGAAAATGTTCAGCCAAGGAATGTGTCCCGTGTTTAAAGTAATTCCAGGACACCCACAATGGGAAAGAATAAGGGAGAAACCTACATTTACA GCAGATGACAAAAACAATGAATTCATTTTGTCGTTTAATTATCGCACATCAGAAAATCCCAATGCTATTACTTATTTTGCATTTACGTATCCATTTTCTTACACAGACTTGCAGAATCACTTGAAAAAGATAGATGCAAAAATGACAAAGCAAAATGTTAATCTTGCTGATGACATTTATTATCATAGAGAAAATGCTATAAATTCATTAGAAGGTCGAAGACTTGATATCCTGACAATAAGTTCATACTACAACATACTGACAGAAAGAGAGGCCAAACTAAAAGACTTATTTCCAGATGAAAACGAAGAAAGGCCATTCAAGTTCCAAGATAAAAAG aTCATTTTTATAAGTGCCAGAGTACATCCTGGAGAAACACCTTCCAGTTTTGTTTTAAatggatttttaaatttattgctAAACAGGGAAGATCAGATAGCTATAGCTTTACGTCGACTTTATGTCTTCAAGCTGATACCAATGCTTAATCCAGATGGTGTAGCTCAAGGCTATTATAGAATGGATACAAGAGGAGTAAATCTCAATAGACTATATCTCAATCCATCAAAAACTGATCATCCAACAATATTTGCAGCAAAAACACTGCTTAG GTATTATCACAATTCGTATTCCTTGGCAGACGACCATGTTCCTGAAATAACCAATATACATAATATCAGTAACTTTGATACTACAAGCAGCATTGACACTATTTCCAATGAAACAAACAAATTGCTACAAAGg GTAACTCTGATGTCTCTTGAAGAAAAGAATAAAGTTATAGAACAGGGAAGCCGCGTAAGAAATTGCTTAGTTCAGGcatctgaaaaatcaatat TGAAAAGTCAAGGATACATTGAGAACCAACCTAAATCTATAGAATCTGTAGAGAATGTTCCATGCAAAAGATTGTGTTCAGCCAGTAGTATAAAACAATCTCCACGAAGTTCGTCAGAAGATTCAggaatatttttgtacattgaCTTCCATGGTCATGCATCGAAAAAGGGCATTTTTATGTATGGAAACCATTTTGATGATCCAGAAGACTCATCAGCTTGCATGCTGTTACCAAAATTGATGTCTATAAATAATCCTAATTTTCACTTCACGTCGTGTAATTTTGCCGAGAAAAATATGTACCTTGT TGACAAGCGAGATGGTATGTCACGTGAAGGTTCTGGTCGAGTAGCTGTGTATAAACTTACTGGTTTAGTTCACAGCTACACTCTAGAATGTAACTATAACACTGGGCGACTAGTTAACACAGTACCTGCAAGAGTTAAAGAAGGGTTACATAAAATTCGTGGTCAGTTGTTTGTACCACCCAAGTACAATCCAGCAATTTTCGAAGAG GTTGGGGCTGCTCTTGGACCATCGATACTTGACATGACTGGTAACAATCCTAACAGCAGATTACCGAATAGTCAGTATCGTTCGCTGAAAGGTCTCAAATCGTATTTGAAATTAATATCCACTAATCACTATCAAACGTCGTTGAACAAACCTTTGCATAAG ATAGCTGGAAAGACTGTAGTATAG